Genomic segment of Limnochordia bacterium:
GCTGTGGAATATGTTCCTGCTTGGGGGTGTGTTTTTTATCAGCATAGTTCACTTAGGATTGTACCTGTTTAATAGAAATCAGCGGGAATCACTCTATTTTGCGATCTTTAGCCTCTTACTAGGGGGTAGAACCCTGTTCCTCGATGAGATACTTATTCAAAGGATCCTTCCCGGCATTTCCTGGGAATGGCTACTGAAAATTGAATACCTGGCAATGTATCTGGCTGTACCTGTGTTTGCCGCTTTTACCCAAGCTGCCTCCACAAAGCTCAGCCCTCCGCACATCACCAAAGGCTACTTGATAACCAGCACGGCATTCTCCATCTTTACATTGCTTACACCGGCAGTTATCTACACAAAAGCATTACTTGCCTTCCAACTGGTGATCGTTTCAGCAATTGTCTATTTCCTATATGCCACAATAAAAGTTATATGCAAGGAAGGGCATTCAGTTACATTTCTTTACATTGGTTCGATACTGATTGCACTAACCGTGATTTACGACATACTATTCTATCAGAACATCCTCAAGACCGAAGAACCGGGCGCCTTGCGTCTTACTGCTTTGCTCCTAGTTGAGACGGCACTGTTCACGTTGTACTCCCGTAATACCAGCAAGTTAGCTCTCATTGACCCGGTCACCGAAATTTATAACCGAAACATGCTCTATCAGGAACTAGACCGTGTCCTTGCTACCTCCAAACGTTTTCGTAAGCCGTGCTCCTTGGCCATTATTGATATTGACCAATTTAAGAAGTATAACGATACCTACGGACATCTACAAGCCGATACATTTTTGCACAAATTCGCACAGTTTCTCAAACGCAGCATTCGTCGCTCGGATCTTGTTGCTCGTTTTGGCGGGGATGAATTCGTCATTATTCTACCTGCAACCGCTGCCGAGCAGGCCTTGGCAGTGATGCAAAGGCTTAAGGCTGCAGTAGACCGACACTTTCTACCCACAACACCACTCATTTCTATCTCTGTTGGTGTTTCCACCTATCCGGATCCGGCCACGACCCAGCAAGAGCTACTAGAACAGGCCGACCAAGCCCTCTATGGCGCCAAACAGGTTAGGAATAATGTCCGACACTATCAGCAAATTGTGATATCCCCATCGAATAATTGACAATTGCAGCAGGAAATTGCTCTCGGGCCACGTAATATATTGGTAGAAGGAAGTCACTATCAATCACGGCTTATTGCATATAGGGAGCGAATTGCCATTGTCATCTATTAGTATCCCCGTTAATGTAGAAACCTGGGCTAAGCAGATCACGGACAATATTGCCCAGGTTATCGTTGGAAAAACTGAAGCAATCGAATTACTCCTCGTGGCCTTGCTCTGTGAAGGCCATATACTAGTCGAAGACGTCCCCGGAGTAGGTAAGACCATGTTGGCCCGGTCTCTTGCCGCTAGCCTAGGGTGCAAGTTCAGCAGGATCCAGTTCACCCCGGATCTACTTCCCTCAGATATTACGGGAGTGTCCATCTTCAATCAAAAGACCAATGACTTTGAATTTCGTCCAGGACCAGTAATGTCACAGATCCTTCTTGCAGATGAGGTAAACCGGGCCACACCAAGAACACAGTCTAGTCTACTAGAGGCTATGGAAGAACGCACGGTTACCGTAGACGGTAAAACCCATCAATTACCCCGACCATTTCTTGTAGTTGCTACCCAAAATCCCATTGAATACGAAGGCACATTTCCACTGCCCGAGGCACAATTGGATCGCTTTTTTCTCAGACTTGAGTTAGGGTACCCAACGGAGGCAGAGGAGAACCAAGTCTTAATCAGGCTACAGAAACAGCATCCCATTGAGAATCTAGGGCCCGTTACCGACGGCGACACAATCCGCAAAATGCAACAGGCAACTAGGGAAATCTACGTAGAAGAGTCGGTACGCCAGTACATTGTCAGCATAGTGAGGGCAACTAGGCAGCATCGGGATATTGCTCTAGGTGCAAGCCCGCGGGGTTCACTCGCCTTGTTTAAGGCAAGTTGCGCCCTCGCCGCATTACAGGGCCGGGACTTTGTCACACCCGATGATGTTAAGCGCTTAGCCGTGGCTGTTTTGGCCCACCGAATCATTTTGAAATCAGAAAGTCAATTGCGAGGAAGATCGGACAAAGACACAATCGAGGACGTCCTTAATTCAGTACCTATAGTTCTAGAAGAAACCCCTGAAGGAACTTCAGGGTAAGTCAGTACCCCTAGGTCCTGCACAACAGAATCTATCCATAAAAGGGGCCAGGGAAAAGGAGGAGTCTTGTGAAAACAATGAACAAGTACTTGCGGGCCATACTGCTAATCATTGGTACATTAGTGATTGCCTCCCTGATCTGGTACGGTTTTTTGGTCGGGCTGGAACGTCTATCAAGACGCCGCTTTGGTGTTGGCAATTTCGTTCTTTATGGTCTCGGTTCAGGATTGGTCGGTGCAGTCGTTGGATACGGGTTACTCTATGGTACCCGCTGGAAAAAGGGTGCCTTACTGCAGTTTGTAAGCGTCGTTAGCACAATTGCTGTCCTTACCTTTAGCAATTGGCTCAGCCTACGTCAGTGGCAGTCGGGAGCCATCTTGACTTCTGTATCAGACCTCTTCGTCAACTCACTAAGAGAAAACCCCTACCAAATCTTCTTTTGGCTCATTGCCATCATGTCGGCTTGGTCCATAGGAGCTAAGAAACGAGCAACGTAGGAAACGGGCCCATAACCCGTTTCCTAATATCCTTTCACTAAGCTATTTCCTCAATGGAATATTGTTGACTCCCCAGACCTAGTTTCTCTAGTTGCACCAGCTGAACGAAGGGATCTTTCCCATGCACCCGCTCAAAGAGGTGACCCTGGGTGCCGAGTTCCTGGCCTTGAAGCACTCCATCAGACAGCAGATCTTCCACCTTGATTGCATCCAGTGAAGCCCGCTCAATTGCCACAATATCCCGAGAGGCTATGATCCCGATATCAGGAACCAATGAAGGTGTGGTCAAACCCCAGCAGTCACAAAGGGCCGTTATATCCGTAAGGAAATTGATGTATAGCACATGGCCAGGTGCAAAGGTCTTCAGCACTTCACTAGTACATAGTGCCATCCCCGTCTGGAAGTCCTCATAGCGATTATCTGTCATGGTAATAGCAGAAGTGGGGCACACCTTTACACAGTGTTGGCAAAAGGTACAGTGGTGGAAAAACACCTTGTATTTTCCGTCTTCAAAACTGTTAGCATTGTGATTGCAGTTATCAATACAAGCCTCGCAATGGATGCATAATGCTTCATTCCAGTCGAGGCCACCCTCCAAGCCATGAATCTGACGTCTAGTTCGGTCAGTGACACAGCCCATCGCGATATTCTTGCAGGCACCACCATATCCACACGCCCCATGTCCTTTGACGTGGGATAGGTTTATCATTACTTCCGCATCATGGATATGTCCTGCTACGTCAACATTGCGAAAATCTTTAAAATCGACGAATCTCTCGTAGTAATACTTCCCCATGAGGCCACATGTGGGAACAATCGGAACCCCCAGATACTCCTCGGTATAGCCCCGGACCCGCGCGTCACTTACCACTTGGTCCGTAATGAACACCTTGCCCCCCGCAGCCTTCAGCTTATCCACCAGGATTTTCACAAACAGTGGATGAATGGTTGAGTAACCAATACCACGCCCTACATGCATTTTTATCGCGGTCCACTTGTTCTTGACGATACCCAGTTCAAGATGGTCAAGCATCCGTTCGAACTTCGCAGGTAGAGTGGCACTAGCATCATACTGGTCGTACTTTACAGAGCTGAACAAAACCTTCGCCTGCATATTCTCCCACCTTCTAAGTATTATTTCACGGGTTAATTATACCAAAGGTACAGGCCACATTGAAGGCTTCGGGCAATAACGCCATTGTTCTATCTGCACTAGAGTAATTGGAATAGGTTCTCAGGCGCTATTACCTCGCCCATTGGGATCCTGCTAGTTTGACGCGCTGAGACTTTCACCAGCAATTCCTGCAGGAATTACTACCAGAGTGTCGAAGAAGACTAAGTGCTGCAACAAAAGTGAATATGGTTTTGCCCGCTGGGGGAGCGCTGTATGTCGCTGAGAGTGGACTTGTTCCTGACCCCGGAACCTGTAAGGATAATACCTGCGTAGGAAAGCGGATCTGAATTGAGTCAAAGCGCGTTCTCTTTCCTATGAAGAACGCGCTTTTTTGATCGACCGCCCCATGCATTATAGGCGGTATCTGCCCAAAAGCGAATCGCGAGAAAACAAAGGTCCCCAGGGTAACCGGAAACACTGCTTTTGCAGTACCACATCCACAAAAGGGGGTGTCTTGGGCAAACTACTAGCACAAACCCAAGGAAGCACCGCTAAGAAAGGAAGAGTTTCAAGTGAGAAAAGAGACAACACACAACGTTGTACTACTCGTGGAGGTAGCCATTATGGTTGCCCTTGCTACCGTATTGGGCTTCATCCGACTGTTTAGGATGCCCCAAGGGGGTTCCATCTCTTTGGAGATGGTACCGATTTTTATCATCGCTTTGCGTCGCGGTGGCCCTGTTGGGCTTCTTGCCGGAGGAATCTATGGATTATTGCAGCTGCTCATCGATCCTTACATTGTTCATCCCGTGCAAGTCCTTTTGGAATACCCCTTGGCCTTCGCGCTAGTTGGCCTGGCCGGTTTTTTCAAGGAAAAACCCTGGTTGGGCATTACCGTAGGATCTGCCGCCCGCTACATTGTTCATGTCATATCGGGAATGATTTTCTTTGGTTCCTACGCACCCGAAGGAACACCGGTTCTGATTTACTCCCTGGGTTATAATGCGATTTACATCCTACCTAACCTCATCATTTCGGGGCTTATTGTAGGTTTGCTGGCCCCAGTAGTTAAGTATGGATTAAAGCGCTAACCTGTCCGTAAAATGCCGGTGAGGACTTGTCCAAAACATGGGTTGAACTTCCATTGCCGTAAGTGGTATAATGCCCCTGAGGATGTTTTACATCACAGGGGGCGGTATCTTGAACAAAAAGTTAAATAGACTAGTCCTTACCGGTATTCTGCTTGCTATGACCGTCGTATTTCAATATGTGTTGCGTTTTTCTCAATTCGCGGCTGGACCGGCGGTTAATGCCATGCTGTTTTTGAGCACCGCAGTTGTCGGCACTGCCGGTGGAGTCATCGTCGGGGCCTTTACCCCAATTATTGCCTTCTTCTTCGGCATTATGGGGTTTCCACCAATGGTTCCTTTTATCGCCATAGGCAATGCGATTCTCGCCTTAGTATATGGACTTCTACGGAAATCCAATGAAATCGGGGCATATGTGGTGTCAGTAGTAGCAAAGTTCGCCTGGCTTGCTCTCTCAGTAAGGTACCTGCTACAACTTTTTGGTGCCACAGCTAAACCACCACTGGTTAAGGCCATGACCTTTCCCCAATTAGTCACTGGTCTATTAGGTGCCTTGGTTGCATTCTTAGTACTGACAATCCTTGAGAAAAACGGCGCACTAAAACATGTTAAGTAATCCGAAATGGGAACAATGAAAGGAGGGGCCGTATGCCGCGGATAGTCAAGCTATTTGTTGCAGTAACAGTAGCCTTATCTTTTGTTACTGCTACCTGCAATGCCAATCTAGAAATCCAAAGCAGCGGTCCCGTCTTTGTATTAGAGCAAGAGAAATATTATCCAGAGCTTAACTTGATCACCGTCGGCGATCTTACGGGGGATGGCAAGCTAGAAGTTGTTGTGGCCACTGGCGATGGAGTAGAGGTACTTGATGACACCCTTCAGCCCTTAGCATCCTTCACGTTTCCTTCATCTCCAACGGCCCTAGCTACGGGAAACATTGACGGCTATCCTGCGTTGATTGTGGGTAGTAGTGCCGCAGGAGCAGCTTATTACCTTAGACTACAGCAGGGGCGTCTGGTGCAGGTGTCTAGAACAGGTTATCTGTGGTCAAGCGTCTCCTTTATCTGTGTGACAAATCTCACGGGCCTTTACGGCGATGATCTTTTGATCGTCACCGAGGATGCCCGTTTGCTCTTGTTTACCTGGGACGGAAAAGGTTTTCGTTCCGTAACCGAAACCAGTCTGCCCTTTCAACCTGAACTTATGGCAGTGGGGGACTTAGGTCATACTGCCCAAGCAGAAGTGGTCCTTGCCAAGGGAAATCATCTACAGGTACTTACCTACGATGACGGTTCATTTCATGGGATCTGGGACAACTATACTTGGGGCAACATCAATCATGTGAGCATCCTACCCGTGGAGAAGACCCCGCAACTTGTAATCGGAACCAAGGAGAAAATCATTCAAAGTTACCGTTACAAAGATCAACGATTCCAATTGGAGAACCACTATTTCGGTGAGCATTTGAGTTTGACCGGTTTTTCTCCCTGCAATTTAGGACTAGGACAGTTCACAATTGTCGGCTACTCCGATGATCGCAATCCAGTCCTGATGAAAGCCTCCGGAAAGAATTTGTTGCCCCTGTGGACCAATCGAAATACTGACTCTACCATTCGCAATGTCCTAGTTGCCGGAACCGATACCTTGGTTACTTCCACTGACAACCTAGTGCAACTATGGAAGAGACGTCCCGTTAACTACCATACGATATTTCTTAACGCCGAGCCCTATACGGCCCGATTCCCTGCCCTCATAGCCTATGATACAATTTACATATCGTTACCCGATATGGGCGATTTAATCGGCATCGACTATAGCTATATCCAACCTGGCAAGATTGCGAAGATTCCCTATTGGCATCACTTTTTAACCCTCTATGAAGGAGTGTGGCAGGTCTTCCTCGGCCAAGAGTCGATTGCACTAGACGGTCCAGTGATTACTTACAATAACCAGACCTATGTTCCCTTATCTTGCTTAACCAAGGTCTTTGGACTCACCGCTGTCTGGGACCATAGCCGCAGGATACTCTGGATTGAGAAGGCCACCTTTGAGTAAGGCCTGTAGAATATAATCATGAAAGTTAAACTAGCAATACCTTGGAGGTAACTTACCATTGTACGATTTACCAAATGAAGAAGTAGATCACATTGATACTCTCCAAGATCTGCGGCGTGTAGTCGAAGGCTGCAGGAAATGCGGGCTGCGCCAAGGATGCAGAGGCGCGGTTTTTGGAGAAGGTAATCCCCACAGTAGGCTGATGTTTGTCGGCGAAGCGCCTGGGGCGGTAGAGGATGAATTAGGGCGTCCCTTCGTTGGTCGAGCAGGCCAGCTTCTTACGAAAATCATTGCCGCTATGGGTTATGAACGGGATGAGGTCTATATTACAAACATCAACAAATGTAGGCCACCCAACAACAGGACACCGGTTCAAGAGGAAGTGGCAGCCTGTTATCCATACCTACGCGCCCAGCTGCGCATTATTTCCCCCCGGGTAATCGTTTGTCTTGGAGCCCATGCCTCTAAGGCCTTGATCAAACCGGATTTTAAGATCACCCAACAGCGAGGACAGTGGTATCAATTAGAGGGAATCAGGCTCATGCCCACCTTTCATCCCGCCGCTTTGTTACGTAACCCACATCTGAAGCGACCGGTGTGGCAGGATATGCAGGAGGTCATGGCCCAACTCAAGACCGCTTAGGGCACAGATTGCCGTTATAGATTCAGATAGGTCTTTATGGTATAATACTTTGTATGTATGTTGAATTAGTGCTATTTTGCGTGCAGTCTGCTGCATATAAGGGCCCACTGCCGAAGAGCTTTGCTCCCGTTGGCCCAGCGTGTCTATTTTTCTAGCGTATTGGCTTTATCACCTAGTATAGGGAGGAGATTGTTAGTTGAAAAACTTCACTACCGAGAAACTGCGAAACATTGCCTTAATCGGCCACGGGGGAACTGGCAAAACAACGCTGGGAGATGCCCTACTGTATTTCACTGGTCAGACAAGTCGCCTTGGTAAGGTGGATGATGGAAACTCAGTCTTTGATTACGATCCTCAAGAGGTTCGAAGGCAGATTAGTATTAGCTCGGCGGTAGCTTTTTGTGAATGGGATAACCATAAGATTAACATTATTGATACCCCAGGGTTCTTTGACTTTGTCGGGGAAGTCCGCGGGTCCTTACGGGTAGCTGACGGCGCCGTCATTGTGGTCTGTGCGTCATCGGGGGTAGAAGTTGGTACCCAAAAGTCCTGGGATTACGCAGACACCTACGGCACGCCCAGGATGATCTTAATCAATAAGATGGACCGGGAGAATGCTGATTTTACCAAGGTGCTTGCTGACCTAAGAGCTGAGTTTGGGAACAAAGTTACGCCAGTCACGCTTCCTATTGGCGCCGCTGAGACTTTTTCTGGTGTTGTGGATATCGTCACAGAGAAAGCTTTCAAATATGTCAATGGAAAAGCCGAGGAGATTCCCGTCCCCGCAGAGTTGGCAGACGAGCTTGCCAGCTACCGGGAGGAATTGATGGAAGCTGTGGCTGTTGCTGACGAAGACGTCATGATGAAGTACCTTGAAGGTGAACCACTTACAGAGCAAGAGTTTGGCACATGTCTTGGCATCGGAACGGCCAACGGAGACGTTATTCCAGTGGTCTGTGTCTCTGGTGCAAAACTTGTGGGACTGGACCTGTTTCTGAATTATTGCCTACACTGTATGCCATCACCAGCCAACAGCAACTTACCCTCTGCTAAGAAAGTAAATAGCGACGAGACCGTCCAGTTAAAAGCCAGCCCCACTGAACCCCTTGCTGCGCAAGTGTTTAAGACCATGGCTGACCCCTATGTAGGCAGGCTTAGTCTCTTTAGAGTTTATTCCGGGACTGTAAAATCCGACTCTACAATTTACAACAGTACAAAGGACAAAGATGAGCGTCTATCCCAGATTTATGTGGTTCGGGGCAAAGAACAGCTTCCCGTTGATGAAGTAACAGCAGGGGATATTGGAGCCGTGGCCAAACTACAGGTAACCACCACTGGAGATACCCTCTGCGCAAAGGACAACCAAGTAGTTTTTGAACCTATTGAGTTTCCACAACCAGTATACGCCGTTGCCGTTGCTCCAAAGAGTAGGGCCGACGAAGAGAAGATTGGCGTTGGTCTTTCTCGGCTAACTGAAGAAGATCCCACATTCCGGATCGAAAGAAGTGCAGAGACAAAGCAAACCCTTGTTTACGGCATGGGCGATCTGCACCTGGAGATCATTGCTAGCCGGCTGAAGGATAAGTTCGGTGTCGAGGTCGAATTGACAGATCCTAAGGTTCCATACCGGGAGGCAATCCTCGGTAAGAATCAAGCTGAAGGCAAACACAAGAAGCAGTCTGGCGGAAGGGGCCAGTATGGTCATGTAGTCCTAGAGATTGAGCCCCTTACTGATAGCCAGGACTTCGAGTTTGTCAACAAGATCTTCGGTGGCGCAGTTCCAAAACAGTATGTTCCAGCAGTTGAAAAGGGCATCATTGAAACCATGGAACAGGGCGTTGTCGCCGGATACCCTGTGGTGGGTATTCGGGCAACCCTGCTAGATGGTTCTTACCATAGTGTTGATTCATCGGAGATGGCGTTTAAGATCGCTGCTTCCATGGCATTCAAGAAGTGTTTCATGGCTGCCAACCCCATATTACTTGAGCCGGTAGTCTTAGCCCAGATCCGGGTACCGGAAGAGTACATGGGTGATATCATGGGTGATATGAACAAACGCCGAGGTCGAATCCTCGGAATGGAACCCCTTAGCAATGGACTTCAGTTGATCAAAGCTCATGTACCCATGTCTGAGATGTTCAAGTACGCTGTAGATCTTCGTTCGATGACCCAAGGACGGGGCGATTTTACCACAGAGTTTGTTGCCTACGAACAAGTTCCCCACGAAGTTACTCAGAAAGTCATCGAAGAGGGAAAGAAAGAGTAAGTTCATGAGAAAGCCAGTGCGTCTTGCATTGGCTTTCTCATTTCGATTAATAGACTTTCCCCCCCTTGCCTTTGACCCACCATGAATGATTAATTCCCCCACCGCATACCTTTGATTAGGGGGGATAAACCGATGGAAAGCAACCTCAATGGGAAAGCAACCTTCAGCATGGGCGCTATCTTCAAGGGAACATTGATAAGTCTCGTATCAGCCACCGTGTTCTCACTGATTGCTGCTACCTACCTGTTGATCACGAACATAACGGTTCTTCCCACGAAATGGCTTTTTTATCTAGGAATCCTTGCCACAGCCATTGGTGGTTGCCAAGCAGCCCGCCGCATCAAGGCTAAAGGATGGCTCCACGGTGCACTTGTTGGAGTGTTGTTTCTGATCCTAAGTTACTTGCTTTTTGGTCTAGAGGGATTCATCGGCCATATTCGTTGGTCGAAGGCACTCATCACTATCATTGCTGGCAGTATTGGTGGCATGTTCGGTATGCTCTTTGCCCGGTAGACTCTAGGATCTTTCCCTGTAAAACCTGTGGTTACCAATATCCACCGTAGTCGGCTGCTTTCGCACCCAGTTGTTGTAAGATACCGTATGGTAATTGTAGAAACCTACAGCCCCATCTGTGGGATCAGCTCCCTCTAGGGCTTCCTTCACAGCATCAACACATTCAAGGTATGCCTTTTTTTCCGATGCCGGATCAAAGGGCCCCGGATACAAGTAGAGCCTGCCGTCAGCAACTGGGCTATACTGGACATACCCAGCCACGCGCTGAAAGATCACACCTACGATATCACCTGGGTAGGAGGGCGATTTCACCCGGTTCAGTACAGAAGCTGCCACGCCTACCTTGCCCAAATA
This window contains:
- a CDS encoding GGDEF domain-containing protein gives rise to the protein MKRYLIYTLILLGVIFPSHPDPLFAQPRASQGILELPSWDFSQQGSIALRGQWEFYWKQLLAPADFASSSPELTGYMELPRQWNGYVVDGDRLPGEGYATFRLHVIAPGADRIMALHIPYMGTAYKMWINGELIAENGVVADRKANMVPEYAPLTVHFVSLGETTEILVQISNFHHRRGGMWQPITLGNCATITRGRERRQLWNMFLLGGVFFISIVHLGLYLFNRNQRESLYFAIFSLLLGGRTLFLDEILIQRILPGISWEWLLKIEYLAMYLAVPVFAAFTQAASTKLSPPHITKGYLITSTAFSIFTLLTPAVIYTKALLAFQLVIVSAIVYFLYATIKVICKEGHSVTFLYIGSILIALTVIYDILFYQNILKTEEPGALRLTALLLVETALFTLYSRNTSKLALIDPVTEIYNRNMLYQELDRVLATSKRFRKPCSLAIIDIDQFKKYNDTYGHLQADTFLHKFAQFLKRSIRRSDLVARFGGDEFVIILPATAAEQALAVMQRLKAAVDRHFLPTTPLISISVGVSTYPDPATTQQELLEQADQALYGAKQVRNNVRHYQQIVISPSNN
- a CDS encoding MoxR family ATPase, coding for MSSISIPVNVETWAKQITDNIAQVIVGKTEAIELLLVALLCEGHILVEDVPGVGKTMLARSLAASLGCKFSRIQFTPDLLPSDITGVSIFNQKTNDFEFRPGPVMSQILLADEVNRATPRTQSSLLEAMEERTVTVDGKTHQLPRPFLVVATQNPIEYEGTFPLPEAQLDRFFLRLELGYPTEAEENQVLIRLQKQHPIENLGPVTDGDTIRKMQQATREIYVEESVRQYIVSIVRATRQHRDIALGASPRGSLALFKASCALAALQGRDFVTPDDVKRLAVAVLAHRIILKSESQLRGRSDKDTIEDVLNSVPIVLEETPEGTSG
- a CDS encoding DUF362 domain-containing protein, with the translated sequence MQAKVLFSSVKYDQYDASATLPAKFERMLDHLELGIVKNKWTAIKMHVGRGIGYSTIHPLFVKILVDKLKAAGGKVFITDQVVSDARVRGYTEEYLGVPIVPTCGLMGKYYYERFVDFKDFRNVDVAGHIHDAEVMINLSHVKGHGACGYGGACKNIAMGCVTDRTRRQIHGLEGGLDWNEALCIHCEACIDNCNHNANSFEDGKYKVFFHHCTFCQHCVKVCPTSAITMTDNRYEDFQTGMALCTSEVLKTFAPGHVLYINFLTDITALCDCWGLTTPSLVPDIGIIASRDIVAIERASLDAIKVEDLLSDGVLQGQELGTQGHLFERVHGKDPFVQLVQLEKLGLGSQQYSIEEIA
- the thiT gene encoding energy-coupled thiamine transporter ThiT → MRKETTHNVVLLVEVAIMVALATVLGFIRLFRMPQGGSISLEMVPIFIIALRRGGPVGLLAGGIYGLLQLLIDPYIVHPVQVLLEYPLAFALVGLAGFFKEKPWLGITVGSAARYIVHVISGMIFFGSYAPEGTPVLIYSLGYNAIYILPNLIISGLIVGLLAPVVKYGLKR
- a CDS encoding ECF transporter S component, whose product is MNKKLNRLVLTGILLAMTVVFQYVLRFSQFAAGPAVNAMLFLSTAVVGTAGGVIVGAFTPIIAFFFGIMGFPPMVPFIAIGNAILALVYGLLRKSNEIGAYVVSVVAKFAWLALSVRYLLQLFGATAKPPLVKAMTFPQLVTGLLGALVAFLVLTILEKNGALKHVK
- a CDS encoding copper amine oxidase N-terminal domain-containing protein; the protein is MPRIVKLFVAVTVALSFVTATCNANLEIQSSGPVFVLEQEKYYPELNLITVGDLTGDGKLEVVVATGDGVEVLDDTLQPLASFTFPSSPTALATGNIDGYPALIVGSSAAGAAYYLRLQQGRLVQVSRTGYLWSSVSFICVTNLTGLYGDDLLIVTEDARLLLFTWDGKGFRSVTETSLPFQPELMAVGDLGHTAQAEVVLAKGNHLQVLTYDDGSFHGIWDNYTWGNINHVSILPVEKTPQLVIGTKEKIIQSYRYKDQRFQLENHYFGEHLSLTGFSPCNLGLGQFTIVGYSDDRNPVLMKASGKNLLPLWTNRNTDSTIRNVLVAGTDTLVTSTDNLVQLWKRRPVNYHTIFLNAEPYTARFPALIAYDTIYISLPDMGDLIGIDYSYIQPGKIAKIPYWHHFLTLYEGVWQVFLGQESIALDGPVITYNNQTYVPLSCLTKVFGLTAVWDHSRRILWIEKATFE
- a CDS encoding uracil-DNA glycosylase; this encodes MYDLPNEEVDHIDTLQDLRRVVEGCRKCGLRQGCRGAVFGEGNPHSRLMFVGEAPGAVEDELGRPFVGRAGQLLTKIIAAMGYERDEVYITNINKCRPPNNRTPVQEEVAACYPYLRAQLRIISPRVIVCLGAHASKALIKPDFKITQQRGQWYQLEGIRLMPTFHPAALLRNPHLKRPVWQDMQEVMAQLKTA
- the fusA gene encoding elongation factor G, translating into MKNFTTEKLRNIALIGHGGTGKTTLGDALLYFTGQTSRLGKVDDGNSVFDYDPQEVRRQISISSAVAFCEWDNHKINIIDTPGFFDFVGEVRGSLRVADGAVIVVCASSGVEVGTQKSWDYADTYGTPRMILINKMDRENADFTKVLADLRAEFGNKVTPVTLPIGAAETFSGVVDIVTEKAFKYVNGKAEEIPVPAELADELASYREELMEAVAVADEDVMMKYLEGEPLTEQEFGTCLGIGTANGDVIPVVCVSGAKLVGLDLFLNYCLHCMPSPANSNLPSAKKVNSDETVQLKASPTEPLAAQVFKTMADPYVGRLSLFRVYSGTVKSDSTIYNSTKDKDERLSQIYVVRGKEQLPVDEVTAGDIGAVAKLQVTTTGDTLCAKDNQVVFEPIEFPQPVYAVAVAPKSRADEEKIGVGLSRLTEEDPTFRIERSAETKQTLVYGMGDLHLEIIASRLKDKFGVEVELTDPKVPYREAILGKNQAEGKHKKQSGGRGQYGHVVLEIEPLTDSQDFEFVNKIFGGAVPKQYVPAVEKGIIETMEQGVVAGYPVVGIRATLLDGSYHSVDSSEMAFKIAASMAFKKCFMAANPILLEPVVLAQIRVPEEYMGDIMGDMNKRRGRILGMEPLSNGLQLIKAHVPMSEMFKYAVDLRSMTQGRGDFTTEFVAYEQVPHEVTQKVIEEGKKE
- a CDS encoding TIGR04086 family membrane protein, translated to MESNLNGKATFSMGAIFKGTLISLVSATVFSLIAATYLLITNITVLPTKWLFYLGILATAIGGCQAARRIKAKGWLHGALVGVLFLILSYLLFGLEGFIGHIRWSKALITIIAGSIGGMFGMLFAR
- a CDS encoding cell wall hydrolase; the encoded protein is MYEARVMGSVRDSISGKPLIQPVQFQVGEQIVEVEEGFFDFELAFGTHRVFIAADGFKDYENSVLLFRPLETLYYSLEPCETGWLIRLVYAEAGGESYLGKVGVAASVLNRVKSPSYPGDIVGVIFQRVAGYVQYSPVADGRLYLYPGPFDPASEKKAYLECVDAVKEALEGADPTDGAVGFYNYHTVSYNNWVRKQPTTVDIGNHRFYRERS